A genomic window from Agreia sp. COWG includes:
- the rpoZ gene encoding DNA-directed RNA polymerase subunit omega: MVNRAQGIIDPPIDELLSKVESKYALVIFASKRARQINDYYADLHEGSLFDNVGPLVDSTIDDKPLSVAMHEINEDKLTVKPIVVTE, from the coding sequence ATGGTCAACAGGGCCCAGGGCATCATCGATCCGCCCATCGACGAACTTCTGTCGAAGGTCGAATCTAAGTACGCGCTCGTCATCTTCGCTTCGAAGCGCGCCCGCCAGATCAACGACTACTACGCCGACCTGCACGAGGGAAGCCTCTTCGACAACGTCGGACCGCTCGTCGACTCCACGATCGACGACAAGCCGCTCTCCGTCGCCATGCACGAGATCAACGAGGACAAGCTCACGGTCAAGCCGATCGTCGTCACCGAATAA
- the coaBC gene encoding bifunctional phosphopantothenoylcysteine decarboxylase/phosphopantothenate--cysteine ligase CoaBC, whose amino-acid sequence MRIIVGVTGGIAAYKAVGVIRAFVLLGHDVQVIATEHALRFVGKPTLEAMSRNNVHTDLYEGVAEVRHVALGQSADLIVIAPTTANTLAKLAAGIADDLLGNTVLASRAPVVIAPAMHTEMWQNAATVANATTLASRGVHFVGPVSGQLTGNDSGVGRMADPDDIVAHALDVVGLRAEIGEVDAERRHRDLEGVAVLITAGGTREPLDPVRFIGNRSSGRQGIALASAAARRGAVVTLLAAHIEVEPPADITLVAVETTAELQARVDELAPTSDVVIMAAAVSDYRPASVSETKIKKEKTGDVLSLELIKNPDILAGLAEAARPGQLIVGFAAETAQSPDELLALGRSKLARKGCDYLVLNTVGWSTGFATESNAVTMLERAGDIVIEAQGSKLSVADEILTVLAGRLLEDQSDRS is encoded by the coding sequence CTGCGGATCATCGTCGGAGTCACCGGCGGCATAGCGGCATACAAAGCGGTCGGGGTCATCCGCGCCTTCGTGCTCCTGGGGCACGATGTGCAGGTCATCGCGACGGAACACGCGCTTCGCTTCGTCGGGAAGCCCACGCTCGAGGCGATGTCACGCAACAATGTGCACACCGATCTCTACGAGGGCGTCGCAGAGGTGCGGCACGTGGCTCTCGGACAATCGGCGGACCTCATCGTGATCGCCCCGACGACAGCGAACACCCTCGCCAAGCTCGCCGCAGGGATCGCCGACGATCTGTTGGGTAACACGGTCCTGGCTTCCCGCGCCCCCGTGGTGATCGCTCCGGCGATGCACACCGAGATGTGGCAGAACGCCGCGACCGTCGCGAATGCGACGACCCTCGCCTCGCGCGGCGTGCATTTCGTCGGACCCGTATCGGGACAGCTGACGGGCAACGACTCCGGTGTCGGCCGCATGGCCGACCCCGACGACATCGTGGCGCACGCGCTCGATGTCGTCGGCTTGCGCGCGGAGATCGGTGAGGTCGATGCCGAGCGACGACACCGAGACCTCGAGGGCGTCGCCGTGCTCATCACCGCGGGAGGAACCAGAGAACCCCTCGACCCCGTGCGGTTCATCGGCAATCGCTCGAGCGGGCGCCAGGGGATCGCTCTCGCCTCCGCGGCTGCCAGGCGTGGTGCCGTGGTCACCCTCCTCGCCGCCCACATCGAGGTGGAGCCTCCGGCCGATATCACTCTCGTCGCGGTGGAGACGACGGCCGAACTGCAGGCTCGCGTCGACGAGCTGGCTCCGACATCCGACGTCGTGATCATGGCCGCCGCCGTGTCCGACTACCGACCGGCTTCCGTCTCTGAGACGAAGATCAAGAAAGAGAAGACCGGAGATGTGCTGAGCCTCGAACTCATCAAGAATCCCGACATCCTCGCCGGGCTGGCCGAGGCGGCCCGGCCGGGGCAGCTCATCGTCGGGTTCGCCGCTGAAACCGCTCAATCGCCCGACGAGCTCCTCGCACTCGGGCGTTCGAAGCTCGCGCGGAAAGGGTGCGACTATCTCGTCCTCAACACCGTGGGCTGGTCGACCGGTTTCGCCACGGAGAGTAATGCCGTCACGATGCTCGAGCGGGCCGGGGATATAGTGATCGAGGCTCAGGGCAGCAAGCTGTCGGTGGCCGATGAGATCCTCACGGTGCTGGCAGGGCGACTGCTCGAAGACCAGTCCGACCGTTCATAG
- the gmk gene encoding guanylate kinase, whose protein sequence is MTVPEVDRAAGSRAAIAARRARAAIKKAVSEGRRSATGVLERATTHPESLEAGMRVTELLQGIPGLGKIRIERVIERLSISPSKRLGGLGALQRDRLGAYLAKRAPFSGDESGACLVVLAGPTAVGKGTVSTWIRENVPGVLLSVSATTRAPRPGEVDGVSYYFVDDAEFDRMIEAGEFLEWAVVHNSSRYGTPRAPIDKALAEGRSVLLEIDIQGARQVRATMPEARLVFLLPPSWGELVRRLTGRGTETEEEQARRLSTAEVELAAQSEFDYLIVNNDVETAARDVVSLMQ, encoded by the coding sequence GTGACCGTGCCCGAGGTCGACCGCGCCGCCGGCTCGCGCGCGGCGATCGCCGCGCGCCGGGCGAGGGCCGCCATCAAGAAGGCGGTGTCCGAGGGGCGACGCAGTGCGACCGGCGTGCTCGAGCGTGCGACGACGCATCCCGAGAGCCTGGAGGCCGGAATGCGGGTCACCGAGCTGCTGCAGGGCATCCCGGGCCTCGGCAAGATCCGCATCGAACGGGTCATCGAGCGTCTGTCCATCTCGCCGAGCAAACGCCTCGGCGGTCTCGGTGCGCTCCAGCGCGACCGTCTCGGGGCGTATCTGGCGAAGCGCGCGCCGTTCTCGGGTGACGAGTCGGGCGCCTGTCTGGTCGTGCTCGCCGGTCCGACGGCCGTAGGCAAGGGAACGGTCTCCACCTGGATCCGCGAGAACGTGCCGGGCGTGCTGCTGAGCGTCTCCGCCACGACCCGTGCACCCCGGCCGGGCGAGGTCGACGGCGTCAGCTACTATTTCGTCGACGACGCCGAGTTCGACCGCATGATCGAGGCCGGCGAATTTCTCGAGTGGGCCGTCGTGCACAATTCTTCGCGCTACGGAACGCCCCGTGCCCCCATCGACAAGGCCCTCGCAGAGGGTCGAAGCGTGCTGCTCGAGATCGACATCCAGGGCGCCAGGCAGGTTCGCGCCACGATGCCCGAGGCCCGACTCGTGTTCCTCCTGCCTCCCAGTTGGGGTGAGCTGGTGCGACGGCTCACCGGCCGCGGCACCGAGACCGAAGAGGAACAGGCGCGCCGACTGTCCACCGCCGAGGTGGAGCTCGCTGCCCAGAGCGAATTCGACTACCTCATCGTGAACAACGACGTCGAGACCGCCGCGCGAGACGTCGTCTCGCTCATGCAGTGA
- the pyrF gene encoding orotidine-5'-phosphate decarboxylase — translation MTRPVAPFGQRLRDVFDGLGHLCVGIDPHDHLLDAWGLDNSPAGLREFGLRVVDSAVGVVGIVKPQIAFFERFGSAGYAALEDVLTAARESSLIVIADAKRGDIGSSVDAYGAAWLEPGSPLEADAVTLAAYTGTGSLHGVFDLASRHGKGAFVLAATSNPESLAVQSSLVAEGNRTGSTVAGLVAAELDDYNRARSAGAHLVSAPVGSIGVVLGATKNLLDYGVDVHSLGESRPLLPVLAPGFGHQGATFGDARTVFGPLVASTIVSTSRAALAAGPAKLRDALSQQASELAGALS, via the coding sequence GTGACGCGGCCCGTGGCGCCGTTCGGCCAGCGATTGCGCGACGTCTTCGACGGTCTCGGCCACCTGTGCGTCGGCATCGATCCACACGATCACCTGCTGGATGCCTGGGGCCTCGACAACTCGCCTGCCGGCCTGCGCGAATTCGGGCTCAGGGTCGTCGACTCAGCGGTCGGTGTCGTGGGAATCGTCAAGCCGCAGATCGCGTTCTTCGAACGCTTCGGTTCGGCGGGATACGCGGCGCTGGAGGATGTTCTCACGGCCGCGAGGGAGAGCTCGCTGATCGTGATCGCGGATGCAAAGCGAGGCGACATCGGCTCGAGTGTCGATGCATACGGCGCGGCCTGGCTCGAACCCGGTTCGCCGCTCGAGGCGGATGCCGTCACGCTCGCCGCGTATACGGGAACGGGCTCGCTGCACGGCGTCTTCGATCTGGCGTCCCGGCACGGCAAGGGCGCGTTCGTCCTCGCTGCGACGTCGAACCCTGAATCGCTCGCTGTCCAGTCGTCGCTGGTGGCCGAGGGCAACCGTACCGGCTCGACCGTTGCCGGACTCGTCGCCGCGGAACTCGACGACTACAACCGTGCACGATCCGCTGGCGCGCATTTGGTGTCGGCACCAGTCGGTAGCATCGGAGTCGTGCTCGGAGCTACGAAGAATCTTCTCGACTACGGTGTCGATGTCCACTCCCTCGGCGAGTCGAGGCCACTCCTGCCCGTCCTCGCGCCGGGCTTCGGTCACCAGGGTGCCACCTTCGGTGACGCGCGCACGGTCTTCGGCCCCCTGGTCGCCTCCACCATCGTGAGCACGTCACGGGCAGCCCTGGCGGCCGGTCCGGCGAAGCTGCGCGACGCGCTCTCCCAGCAGGCGAGCGAGCTGGCCGGAGCGCTGTCGTGA